In Saimiri boliviensis isolate mSaiBol1 chromosome 12, mSaiBol1.pri, whole genome shotgun sequence, one genomic interval encodes:
- the LOC141580603 gene encoding placenta-specific protein 9 isoform X1, which produces MRTLLCALAGLALLRAAGASAGMGSQCVDQAGLRLLASSDPPTQPPKVLGLKAQATISSPRAAEPFSPPRGDAAQSTACDRHMAVQRRLDVMEEMVEKTVEHLATEMKGLLGLLEGLAWNLPPGPSSPAPDLLGEDGF; this is translated from the exons ATGCGGACCCTGCTCTGCGCGCTGGCCGGGCTGGCTCTGCTCCGCGCCGCGGGCGCTTCGGCTG ggatGGGGTCTCagtgtgttgatcaggctggtctcagactcttggcctcaagtgatcctcccactcagcctcccaaagtgctaggattaaaggcacaaGCCACCATTTCCAGCCCCCGTG CTGCAGAACCCTTTAGCCCTCCCCGAGGAGACGCAGCTCAGAGCACAGCGTGTGACAGACACATGGCTGTGCAACGCCGTCTGGATGTCATGGAGGAG ATGGTAGAGAAGACCGTGGAGCACCTGGCGACAGAGATGAAAGGCCTGCTGGGCCTGCTGGAGGGGCTGGCCTGGAACCTGCCCCCGGGACCCTCGAGCCCCGCCCCCGACCTCCTCGGAGAAG ATGGCTTCTGA
- the LOC141580603 gene encoding placenta-specific protein 9 isoform X3, whose translation MRTLLCALAGLALLRAAGASAAAEPFSPPRGDAAQSTACDRHMAVQRRLDVMEEMVEKTVEHLATEMKGLLGLLEGLAWNLPPGPSSPAPDLLGEDGF comes from the exons ATGCGGACCCTGCTCTGCGCGCTGGCCGGGCTGGCTCTGCTCCGCGCCGCGGGCGCTTCGGCTG CTGCAGAACCCTTTAGCCCTCCCCGAGGAGACGCAGCTCAGAGCACAGCGTGTGACAGACACATGGCTGTGCAACGCCGTCTGGATGTCATGGAGGAG ATGGTAGAGAAGACCGTGGAGCACCTGGCGACAGAGATGAAAGGCCTGCTGGGCCTGCTGGAGGGGCTGGCCTGGAACCTGCCCCCGGGACCCTCGAGCCCCGCCCCCGACCTCCTCGGAGAAG ATGGCTTCTGA
- the LOC141580603 gene encoding placenta-specific protein 9 isoform X2 → MRTLLCALAGLALLRAAGASAAAEPFSPPRGDAAQSTACDRHMAVQRRLDVMEESPALLPRWNSWFSLSSLQPLPPGFQRFSCLNLPSSWDYRHAPPCPANFLYFW, encoded by the exons ATGCGGACCCTGCTCTGCGCGCTGGCCGGGCTGGCTCTGCTCCGCGCCGCGGGCGCTTCGGCTG CTGCAGAACCCTTTAGCCCTCCCCGAGGAGACGCAGCTCAGAGCACAGCGTGTGACAGACACATGGCTGTGCAACGCCGTCTGGATGTCATGGAGGAG agtcctgctctgttacccaggtggaATTCATggttcagtctcagctcactgcaacctctgcctccagggttccagcgattctcatgcctcaacctcccgagtagctgggactacagacatgcaccaccatgcccggctaattttttgtatttttggtag